The stretch of DNA TATATAAGTATTAAACAAAAAATCCAGCATTGAGCTGGATTTAATATCATGATAAAGCGTATTTTACTAAGTATTAATTACTAACCTAAAACCTTCTCCATGTATGTTTAATATTTCTACTTTTTCATCTAGTTTTAGATATTTACGCAACTTTGCTATATAAACATCCATACTACGAGATGTAAAATAATTGTCGTCACGCCAGATTTTAGTAAGTGCCAATTCTCGTGGCATTAAATCGTTTTCATGTAATGCTAATAAGCGTAGTAATTCATTTTCTTTAGGTGATAATTTTACAGGTTCGCCACCATTAAAACGTAAGAAACGCAACTTGGAATTCAAATCAAAACTACCAATTTTAAATTCAAATTGTTTACTATCAGAAATGGTTTCGGTTGCTTTACGTTGTATTATAGCCTTAATTTTCATTAATAGCACTTCACTATCAAAAGGCTTGTTTAAGTAATCGTCAGCTCCAACTTTATAACCTCTTAAGACATCCTCCTTCATTGTTTTTGCTGTTAAGAAAATAATTGGAACATCCGTATTTTTCTCCCTTATTTCTTTAGCTAATGTAAATCCATCTTTATAAGGCATCATAACATCCAGAATGCATAAATCGAAATCATCTTTTTTGAATTTTTCAAACCCTTCCATGCCGTTTTTAGCATGAGTTACCTCGTAATCATTCATCATTAAATAATCTTTAAGAACGGTTCCGAAATTAGGATCGTCTTCTACTAATAAAATTCTCTTTTTTTGCTCTTCCATAATTTATGATATTAGTGGAAGCTTTATAGTGAATGTGCTTCCTTTTCCTTTTTCACTTTCTACAGATACATAACCTTGATGATCTTCTACAATACGTTTAACATAAGCTAAACCTAAACCGTGACCTTTAACATTATGAATATTTCCTGTGTGTTCTCTGTAAAATTTTTCGAATACTCTTTTAGCGGCAGCTTTACTCATACCACTACCATAATCTTTTATCTTTACTAAAATATTTGTACCTACATTTTCAGTAT from Flavivirga spongiicola encodes:
- a CDS encoding response regulator transcription factor produces the protein MEEQKKRILLVEDDPNFGTVLKDYLMMNDYEVTHAKNGMEGFEKFKKDDFDLCILDVMMPYKDGFTLAKEIREKNTDVPIIFLTAKTMKEDVLRGYKVGADDYLNKPFDSEVLLMKIKAIIQRKATETISDSKQFEFKIGSFDLNSKLRFLRFNGGEPVKLSPKENELLRLLALHENDLMPRELALTKIWRDDNYFTSRSMDVYIAKLRKYLKLDEKVEILNIHGEGFRLVINT